In Mercurialis annua linkage group LG6, ddMerAnnu1.2, whole genome shotgun sequence, the following are encoded in one genomic region:
- the LOC126687046 gene encoding glutathione S-transferase 2-like isoform X1, whose translation MQSISSSQQRNVENPSPNLVLYSYWESSCAWRVRFALKLKGLPYEYRAVDLSKGEHFSPEFERLNPLHYVPVLIDGDMVISDSFAILLYLEEKYPQKTLLPEDPQQRALNMQAASIVSSSIQPLHMGSTLKYIRENVGPEASFLWAQSSIEKGFVTLEKLLQDVASNYATGETLFLADVFLAPQIAVAETRFKIDMSKFPTLGRIFQSYKVLPEFAASLPSAQPDAVP comes from the exons ATGCAAAGCATCAGCAGCAGCCAG CAGAGAAATGTTGAGAACCCATCGCCAAATCTTGTGCTGTATTCTTACTGGGAGAGCTCTTGTGCATGGCGTGTCCGCTTTGCTTTGAAGCTCAAAG GGCTTCCTTATGAGTATAGAGCAGTGGACCTTTCAAAAGGAGAGCATTTTTCTCCAG AATTTGAAAGATTAAATCCACTTCATTATGTTCCTGTGTTGATTGATGGGGATATGGTGATCTCAGACTCTTTTGCAATACTTCTG TATTTGGAGGAAAAGTACCCCCAGAAGACATTGTTGCCAGAAGATCCTCAGCAAAGAGCTCTGAATATGCAG GCTGCCAGTATCGTGAGTTCTAGCATACAGCCTCTTCATATGGGGTCAACGCTG AAATATATTCGAGAAAATGTTGGTCCTGAAGCATCTTTTTTATGGGCTCAGTCTAGCATAGAGAAGGGCTTTGTCA CACTTGAGAAGCTGCTGCAGGATGTTGCTAGCAACTACGCCACTGGAGAAACACTGTTTCTG GCTGATGTGTTCCTAGCTCCACAGATAGCTGTGGCTGAAACAAGGTTTAAAATTGATATG TCTAAGTTCCCTACCCTGGGTAGAATATTCCAATCCTACAAGGTGTTACCGGAGTTCGCAGCGTCTCTGCCATCCGCTCAACCTGATGCGGTGCCTTAA
- the LOC126687046 gene encoding glutathione S-transferase 2-like isoform X2 translates to MQSISSSQRNVENPSPNLVLYSYWESSCAWRVRFALKLKGLPYEYRAVDLSKGEHFSPEFERLNPLHYVPVLIDGDMVISDSFAILLYLEEKYPQKTLLPEDPQQRALNMQAASIVSSSIQPLHMGSTLKYIRENVGPEASFLWAQSSIEKGFVTLEKLLQDVASNYATGETLFLADVFLAPQIAVAETRFKIDMSKFPTLGRIFQSYKVLPEFAASLPSAQPDAVP, encoded by the exons ATGCAAAGCATCAGCAGCAGCCAG AGAAATGTTGAGAACCCATCGCCAAATCTTGTGCTGTATTCTTACTGGGAGAGCTCTTGTGCATGGCGTGTCCGCTTTGCTTTGAAGCTCAAAG GGCTTCCTTATGAGTATAGAGCAGTGGACCTTTCAAAAGGAGAGCATTTTTCTCCAG AATTTGAAAGATTAAATCCACTTCATTATGTTCCTGTGTTGATTGATGGGGATATGGTGATCTCAGACTCTTTTGCAATACTTCTG TATTTGGAGGAAAAGTACCCCCAGAAGACATTGTTGCCAGAAGATCCTCAGCAAAGAGCTCTGAATATGCAG GCTGCCAGTATCGTGAGTTCTAGCATACAGCCTCTTCATATGGGGTCAACGCTG AAATATATTCGAGAAAATGTTGGTCCTGAAGCATCTTTTTTATGGGCTCAGTCTAGCATAGAGAAGGGCTTTGTCA CACTTGAGAAGCTGCTGCAGGATGTTGCTAGCAACTACGCCACTGGAGAAACACTGTTTCTG GCTGATGTGTTCCTAGCTCCACAGATAGCTGTGGCTGAAACAAGGTTTAAAATTGATATG TCTAAGTTCCCTACCCTGGGTAGAATATTCCAATCCTACAAGGTGTTACCGGAGTTCGCAGCGTCTCTGCCATCCGCTCAACCTGATGCGGTGCCTTAA
- the LOC126687047 gene encoding uncharacterized protein LOC126687047 yields the protein MVSMAAPATNAYFGYVSKARICQYQNSIPRHRPVHCRQQTDAGENENKPISDQIARREIILRSSELAVIGAIFNFSGKKPEYLGVQKNQQSLALCPATKNCISTSENISDLTHYAPPWNYNGNRKKPVSKEVAMQELLQVIESTKPDKFTPSIVEENENYVHVEYQSPILGLVDDVEFWFPPGNNSIVEYRSASRLGNFDFDYNRKRIKTLREELEKKGWASADRF from the exons ATGGTTTCAATGGCAGCACCGGCAACAAATGCTTATTTTGGCTATGTATCCAAGGCTCGCATCTGTCAATACCAGAATTCTATACCGCGCCACAGACCCGTTCATTGCCGGCAGCAAACCGACGCCGGCGAGAATGAGAATAAACCAATCAGCGACCAAATTGCTCGAAG GGAGATTATACTGAGGAGCAGCGAGTTAGCTGTAATTGGAGCCATTTTCAATTTCAG TGGTAAAAAACCTGAATATTTGGGTGTACAGAAGAATCAACAATCACTAGCTTTATGTCCGGCTACCAAAAATTGTATCTCTACTTCAGAAAATATTAGCGATCTTACTCATTATGCCCCACCTTG GAACTACAATGGAAATAGAAAGAAGCCTGTGAGTAAAGAAGTGGCAATGCAAGAGCTTCTTCAAGTG ATAGAATCAACAAAACCGGATAAGTTTACGCCAAGTATTGTAGAAGAGAATGAAAATTATGTTCATGTGGAATACCAAAGTCCGATTTTAGGG TTGGTGGATGATGTTGAGTTCTGGTTTCCTCCAGGCAATAACTCGATCGTCGAGTATAGATCTGCTTCGCGGTTGGGTAATTTCGACTTTGACTACAATAGAAAGAGAATCAAG ACATTGCGAGAAGAATTGGAGAAAAAAGGGTGGGCTTCTGCTGACAGATTCTGA
- the LOC126687034 gene encoding ATP-dependent DNA helicase 2 subunit KU80 produces the protein MARNRESLILLLDVGPSMHYVLPAVERFCSMLVQKKLNYNKTDEVAIVLFGTEETDNELTIEVGGYEHIVVLRKMKVVDGDIVDALQNLPRGTVTGDYLDAIVVGMDMMIKKYQKTNKGKKRLCLITDAQNPIKDPYEGSKEDQVSTIATQMAAHGVKMETIVVRARWSNDTDQKFVNENDRLLHLFSEKISAKTVYVESPISLLGAVRTRRTTPVTIFRGDLEISPQLNIKVWVYKKTSEEKLPTLKKYSDKAPPTDKYATHEIKVDYEYKSTDDPNKVVPPDQRIKGFRYGPQVIPISSDELEAVKFKPEKSVKLLGFTDASNILRQYYMKDVNVFIPEPGNMRATVAVSALARAMKETSKVAIVRCVWKQGQRSVVVGVLTPNLSEKDKIPDSFFFNVLPFAEDVREFQFPSFSNFPAPWQPSEQQQAAADELVMALDLAPPGKEEILRPEFTPNPILERFYHHLEVKSKHPDAAVPPLDRTLKTITEPDPELILENKSVIDAFCKSFEVKQNPKLKKPSRRLLREKPSGSDDEMGLGDSSNALAIKHAESNVEQIGNSTPVQDFEAMMSRRDDPNWVSKAIKGMKEQIFSIVEKMHEDDDFTKTLECLVALRRGCILEQEPKEFNDLLRDLVKFCHEKKLDKFIEFLVSKELILIPKSESIDSEVTDDEARSFWVKKEPKFE, from the exons ATGGCTCGAAATAGG GAGAGCTTGATTTTGTTGCTTGATGTCGGTCCTTCAATGCACTATGTTCTTCCTGCGGTTGAAAGATTCTGTTCGATGCTTGTGCAGAAGAAG TTGAATTATAACAAAACTGATGAAGTGGCGATCGTCTTGTTTGGAACTGAAG AAACTGATAATGAGCTGACGATAGAAGTGGGTGGATATGAGCATATTGTGGTTTTACGAAAGATGAAGGTTGTTGATGGAGATATTGTTGACGCGTTACAAAACCTCCCACGAGGAACTGTTACTGGTGACT ATCTTGATGCTATCGTTGTTGGTATGGATATGATGATAAAGAAGTATCAAAAGACAAACAAAGGGAAAAAGCGTCTCTGTCTTATAACAGATGCACAGAACCCTATAAAAGATCCTTATGAAGGAAGCAAAGAAGATCAAGTGAGCACTATTGCTACACAAATGGCTGCACACGGAGTGAAGATGGAAACTATTGTTGTGCGGGCAAGATGGAGCAATGATACAGATCAGAAATTTGTAAATGAGAATGATCGTTTGTTGCATCTATTTTCAGAGAAAATATCAGCCAAGACTGTGTATGTCGAGAGTCCAATTTCATTGTTAGGTGCGGTTAGAACTCGAAGGACAACTCCAGTTACAATTTTCAGGGGTGACCTTGAAATCAGTCCCCAATTGAATATTAAG gtATGGGTCTATAAGAAAACCTCTGAAGAGAAGCTTccaactttaaaaaaatactcaGATAAAGCGCCTCCAACTGATAAATATGCTACACATGAAATCAAAGTAGATTACGAGTACAAAAGTACTGATGATCCAAATAAGGTTGTACCACCGGACCAAAGAATCAAGGGTTTTCGATATGGACCACAAGTAATTCCTATATCATCTGATGAGTTGGAAGCTGTCAAGTTTAAACCAGAAAAGAGTGTGAAGCTTCTTGGTTTTACTGATGCTTCAAACATATTGCG ACAATATTATATGAAAGATGTCAACGTGTTTATTCCTGAACCGGGGAATATGAGGGCTACAGTTGCTGTTTCTGCCTTAGCAAGAGCAATGAAGGAGACGAGTAAGGTTGCGATTGTGCGATGTGTTTGGAAACAAGGGCAGAGGAGTGTTGTTGTGGGAGTTTTAACACCCAACCTATCTGAGAAGGATAAGATT CCAGATTCTTTTTTCTTCAACGTGCTTCCTTTTGCTGAGGATGTCCGAGAATTTCAGTTTCCTTCTTTCAGCAATTTTCCAGCCCCATGGCAGCCGAGCGAGCAACAGCAAGCGGCAGCAGATGAACTTGTAATGGCACTCGACCTTGCACCACCTGGCAAAGAGGAAATTCTTCGGCCTGAATTCACCCCAAATCCTATTCTGGAG CGTTTTTATCATCATCTCGAAGTAAAATCAAAGCACCCAGATGCAGCGGTACCTCCACTAGACAGAACTCTCAAGACAATAACTGAACCTGATCCAGAACTTATTTTGGAAAACAAGTCTGTTATTGATGCATTCTGTAAAAGCTTTGAAGTCAAGCAGAATCCAAAG CTAAAGAAGCCAAGTAGGCGATTGCTGCGAGAGAAGCCTTCTGGCTCAGATGATGAAATGGGTCTTGGTGATTCGTCAAATGCTTTGGCTATCAAGCATGCTGAGAGCAATGTCGAGCAAATTGGGAATTCAACTCCAGTCCAAGATTTTGAAGCCATGATGTCCCGCAGAGACGACCCCAATTGGGTCAGTAAAGCTATTAAAGGCATGAAAGAGCAGATATTCAGCATTGTGGAGAAAATGCACGAAGATGATGATTTTACCAAAACACTGGAATGCTTGGTTGCCCTCCGTAGAGGTTGCATCCTTGAGCAA GAACCAAAAGAATTCAATGACTTACTCCGTGATCTTGTCAAATTCTGCCACGAGAAAAAACTTGACAAATTCATAGAATTTCTTGTGTCAAAAGAGCTCATATTGATACCCAAGTCAGAATCCATAGACAG TGAGGTGACAGATGATGAAGCTCGAAGCTTTTGGGTTAAAAAGGAGCCAAAGTTTGAGTAG